In a single window of the Acyrthosiphon pisum isolate AL4f chromosome X, pea_aphid_22Mar2018_4r6ur, whole genome shotgun sequence genome:
- the LOC100159191 gene encoding zinc finger protein 271-like produces the protein MEKNSYLCDVCDKSFSQIGNLMIHRRTHTGEKPYACDICDKSFSQSCSLTNHKRTHTGEKPYACDICDKSFARSDSLTNHKRTHTGEKPYACDICDKSFVLSGSLTKHKRTHTGEKPYACDICDKSFAVSGSLTKHQRTHTGEKPYACDICDKSFSTSSSLTTHRRTHIGEKPYVCDVCDKSFSQSGNLTKHQRTHTGEKPYACDICDKSFAVSDSLTNHKRTHTGEKPYACDVCDKSFSQSCSLTNHKRTHTGEKPYACDICDKSFALSDSLTKHKRTHTGEKPYACDICDKSFAISNNLTNHQRTHTGEKPYACDICDKSFAIRNDLTKHQRTHTGEKPYACDICDKSFSTSSSLTTHRRTHTVKMELRTSL, from the coding sequence ATGGAGAAGAACTCTTACCTGTGTGACGTATGTGACAAGTCATTCAGCCAAATTGGAAATTTGATGATACATCGACGTACgcacactggcgaaaaaccTTACGCATGCGATATATGCGACAAATCTTTCTCTCAAAGTTGCAGTTTAACGAACCATAAACGCACacacactggcgaaaaaccgTATGCATGCGAtatatgcgacaagtcgtttGCTCGAAGTGACAGTTTAACGAACCATAAACGCACacacactggcgaaaaaccgTATGCATGCGAtatatgcgacaagtcgtttGTTCTAAGTGGCAGTTTAACGAAACACAAACGCACACACACAggtgaaaaaccgtacgcatgcgatatatgcgacaagtcgttcgCTGTAAGTGGCAGTTTAACGAAACACCAACGAACACACACAggcgaaaaaccgtacgcatgcgatatatgcgacaagtcgttctctACGAGTAGCAGTTTGACGACACATCGACGTACGCATATTGGCGAAAAACCATATGtatgcgatgtatgcgacaaaTCTTTCTCTCAAAGTGGCAATTTAACGAAACACCAACGAACacacactggcgaaaaaccgtacgcatgcgatatatgcgacaagtcgtttGCTGTAAGTGACAGTTTAACGAACCAcaaacgcacacacactggtgaaaaaccgtacgcatgcgatgtatgcgacaaaTCTTTCTCTCAAAGTTGCAGTTTAACGAACCATAAACGCACacacactggcgaaaaaccgTATGCATGCGAtatatgcgacaagtcgtttGCTCTAAGTGACAGTTTAACGAAACACAAACGCACACACACAGGAGAAAAACCTTACGCATGCGAtatatgcgacaagtcgttcgctataagtaataatttaacgaACCACCAACGAACACACACAggtgaaaaaccgtacgcatgcgatatatgcgacaagtcgttcgCTATAAGAAATGATTTAACGAAACACCAACGAACACACACAggcgaaaaaccgtacgcatgcgatatatgcgacaagtcgttctctACGAGTAGCAGTTTGACGACACATCGACGTACGCACACTGTTAAAATGGAGCTCAGAACTTCTCTATAA